From the Fusobacterium ulcerans ATCC 49185 genome, the window AGAATTTGAAGATATTTATGAAGGACTTGAATTCATTGCTGATATGGATGATGGAACTGAACAGCAATATGTTATTACTGCTATTGAAGATGATATTGTAACTGCTGATGGAAACCATCCATTTGCTGGAAAAAATATCAGATTTGAAGTTGAAGTAACTGGTGTAAGAGAAGCTACTGAAAAAGAATTAGAACATGGACACCCTCACTTTGAAGGTTTTGAAGACTAATCAATAGCAATACCACAGGCTGACTAAAAGTGAGATTTTTGCCAGCCTGTTCTTTTGTACTTTAATTTTAAAAATTTGGAGGCGTAATAATTATGAAAATTGCTTTAGGTGCAGATCATGGTGGATTTGAGCTAAAAGAAAAAGTAAAAACACATCTTATAAAAAAAGGATATGAAGTATTGGATCTTGGAACTAATTCAACTGACTCTGTAGATTATCCTGAATTTGGTCATACAGTAGGTCATGCTGTTGTTGATAAAAAAGCTGAATTTGGAATAGTTGTTTGTGGAACTGGAATAGGTATCTCTATTGCTGCCAACAAAGTTCCTGGTGTGAGAGCAGCTCTTTGCACTAATACTACTATGGCAAGATTGACTAGAGAACATAATAATGCTAATATTCTTGCAATGGGTGGCAGAATTGTTGGAGATGTTCTTGCTCTTGAAATGGTAGATATTTTCCTTACTACTGAATTTCAAGGTGGAAGACATGAGAATAGAATCAATAAAATAGAAAATATTTAATTTAATTTTATAAGACTTATATTAAATTAGGAGATGATTTTATGGCTACTCTTTTTACAAAAATAATAAATAGAGAAATTCCAGCAGCTATTGTCTATGAAACAGATAGTGTTCTAGCTTTCAAAGATATTAATCCTGCCGCACCTATACATATTTTAGTAGTACCTAAAAAAGAAATTCCTACAGTAAATGATATAGCCCCTGAAGATAAAGAAATAATAGGAGATATGTATCTGGCTATCAGTAAAATAGCTAAAGATTTAGGAATAGATGAAGAAGGTTACAGAGTTATAACTAACTGTAATGAATATGGTGGTCAGGAAGTGTTCCATCTTCATTTCCATCTTCTTGGAGGGAAAAAATTAGGTCCTCTGCTATCATAAATATTAATTCTAAATTAAAATAAGGCTGTTTCTATTTATGAAACAGTCTTTTTCTTTTTTCAACTATCTGTTCAAAATTATAAAGATATTTCCTACTGCTAAAAATATAACCTTATATCTTTTTATTGAAAAGCTTTTTAATAATTTTCTTTATAATTATTTTTTATCCTTCAAAACTTCCTTTAATTTTCTATTCTTTTCTTATTTATTCTAAAATTTTAATATAATTATTTTCATTTTTAACTTTTTTAGAAAAATATGTATCATTTTTATAAAAATTTATTTTCTTTTTTCGCTTAAATAACATTATGATTTTTATCAGTTTATTTTTTAAAAACTTTTTCATTTTTACAATTGACTTTATATATATTTTGTAGTAATATTGTACAAAAGAATTTTATATGAATCAATGTATTTTACAAAAGGGGGAATTTTTAATGGAATCTACTGCTAAAAAAACTGGTATTGCTGCTAAGTGTATTAAATTTATTGAAAGGGCTGGTAATAAACTGCCCCATCCTTTTATTTTATTTGGAATCTTTATTTTATTTACTCTTCTAATTTCTTTTGTTTTATCTAAATTAGGTTTTGAAGCTACATATCTTGATGAAGGTAAAAAAATTGGAGATGCTTCAAAAATGGTTACAGTAAAGGTTATAAATCTCCTTACTTTTGATAATATGAGAAAACTTATTGTTAATCTCCCAGATACTTATGTCAGATTTCCATCTTTAAAAATAGTTTTAATTGTTATGATGGCAATTGGAGTAGTTGAGGAAACTGGATTTTTCAACGTACTTATGAGAAAATACCTTTTAAAAGCTCCAAAAAGCCTTATCACAGCTGTTCTTGTATTTGTATGTGTAAACTCTAATATTATGTCAGGAGCTGGAGTAATTCTTGCATTTACTATTGGAGGAGTTCTTTATGCTTCAATAGGAAGAAATCCAAAGCTTGGTATTATACTTGGATTTGCTGCCTGTAGTGGAGGTTATACTTCAAATATTCTTATTTCTGGTACTGAT encodes:
- a CDS encoding histidine triad nucleotide-binding protein, producing MATLFTKIINREIPAAIVYETDSVLAFKDINPAAPIHILVVPKKEIPTVNDIAPEDKEIIGDMYLAISKIAKDLGIDEEGYRVITNCNEYGGQEVFHLHFHLLGGKKLGPLLS
- the rpiB gene encoding ribose 5-phosphate isomerase B, which gives rise to MKIALGADHGGFELKEKVKTHLIKKGYEVLDLGTNSTDSVDYPEFGHTVGHAVVDKKAEFGIVVCGTGIGISIAANKVPGVRAALCTNTTMARLTREHNNANILAMGGRIVGDVLALEMVDIFLTTEFQGGRHENRINKIENI